A DNA window from Daucus carota subsp. sativus chromosome 3, DH1 v3.0, whole genome shotgun sequence contains the following coding sequences:
- the LOC108212940 gene encoding receptor like protein 22-like encodes MAKELRSEIPATICNVTSLEILDLSDNGLSGSLPRCLGKLADNLHTMVLGNNQLQGTIPTTFTKSCHLAVLNTESNHFEGTLPQALANCKDLKILNMGNNHIGGIFPSWLSTLAQLEVLVFRSNRLHGEVSIGNTTRPFPKLRIVDLSNNEFTGHLPIQYFYNMRPSNKGYDYVITKENFEYFYQASVSLSVKGTEYEVKQILYIYTAIDLSLNKFQGQIPEVTGELRSLALLNLSHNSLTGPIPSLLGNMEALQSLDLSSNQLTGAIPEQLTTLTFIGALNLSENHLTGEIPQKGQFSTFGNDSYLGNSALCGLPLTKKCRHTVPPTQEVLNGDEDDANDELSWEVILIGYACGLICGLSFGYIVFTIEKPWWFVRYVEELQQKLMRTHMKNTIRSRRTT; translated from the exons ATGGCCAAAGAACTAAgaa GTGAGATTCCTGCCACTATTTGCAATGTCACATCCCTTGAGATTCTTGATCTCTCGGACAATGGATTAAGCGGTTCCCTTCCACGTTGTCTGGGAAAGCTTGCTGATAATCTGCATACCATGGTTCTTGGTAATAATCAGCTTCAAGGGACAATACCAACAACCTTCACCAAGAGCTGTCACCTAGCAGTTTTAAACACGGAAAGCAATCACTTTGAAGGAACTCTACCCCAAGCCTTAGCAAACTGCAAGGACTTAAAAATTCTTAATATGGGAAACAACCACATTGGAGGTATATTTCCGTCATGGCTAAGTACTCTTGCACAGCTAGAAGTCCTTGTCTTTCGATCAAATAGACTTCACGGTGAAGTAAGTATAGGTAATACAACACGTCCCTTCCCTAAGTTGCGAATTGTGGATCTCTCTAACAATGAATTCACTGGCCATTTGCCAATTcagtatttttataatatgaggCCGAGTAATAAGGGATATGATTATGTCATTACAAAAGAGAATTTCGAGTACTTTTACCAAGCATCAGTCTCACTAAGTGTGAAAGGGACAGAATATGAAGTGAAACAAATCCTTTATATTTACACAGCCATTGATCTGTCGCTCAACAAATTTCAAGGGCAGATTCCAGAGGTCACTGGAGAGCTTAGATCGCTTGCGTTGCTAAATCTATCTCACAATAGTCTTACAGGGCCTATCCCATCATTGCTGGGGAATATGGAAGCACTCCAATCTTTAGATTTGTCATCAAACCAATTGACAGGTGCTATACCCGAGCAGTTAACTACTTTGACATTTATTGGGGCCTTGAACCTCTCGGAAAACCATCTTACCGGAGAAATCCCTCAAAAAGGACAATTCAGTACTTTTGGCAACGATTCATACTTGGGTAACTCGGCCTTATGTGGACTTCCTCTGACTAAGAAATGTAGGCACACGGTGCCACCAACACAAGAAGTCCTAAATGGTGACGAAGATGATGCTAATGATGAACTCAGTTGGGAGGTGATCCTGATAGGGTATGCATGTGGATTAATATGCGGATTATCTTTTGGGTACATTGTTTTCACCATTGAAAAGCCTTGGTGGTTTGTGAGATACGTCGAAGAACTGCAACAGAAGTTGATGAGGACACACATGAAGAATACTATTCGATCAAGAAGAACAACTTGA
- the LOC108212941 gene encoding receptor-like protein 34 produces MQHVESTFMLSASMVYFEKPCYHLLFFLLLLPSSLATREEGEALLHWKNSLSPSSFLESWSSTNLNNLCNWTGITCNSEASVSEINLSQKQLQGTLSEFRFNLLASLKTFIIKSNNFTGPIPSDIGNSTELEYLDFCFNSLNGFIPYQVSHLQRLRTLNLSYNLLEAPNWSEFSPIPSLTRLDLSHNFIKGNLAHESVFNKMINLEFFSIHSNSIEGPFPPSIIHLSKLRILDLSRNNFSGSIPRNIAMLRDLEYLSLFSNSFEGSIPSSIGLLRELQLLDLGFNYLNSSIPREIGLLTNLSKLYLNVNSLTGKIPSEIGLLTKLNYIILYFNNLTGDIPSEIGNLKLLTQLLLGSNQLTGSVATISNLSNLEFLGLPNNRFSGTISRDFWKKHKSLLYIDFRNNNLSGNILGFDARLNLTFINLSGNHFTGEIPATICNVTSLEILDLSDNELKGALPRCLGKLADNLHTMVLGNNQLQGTIPTTFTKSCHLAVLNTESNHFEGTLPQALANCKDLKILNMGNNHIGGIFPSWLSTFAQLEVLVLRSNRLHAEVNIGYTTRPFPKLRIVDLSNNELNGYLPIQYFYNMRPSNKGYDYVITKENFEYFYQASVSLSVKGTEYEVKQILYIYTAIDLSRNKFQGEILEVTGELRSLALLNLSHNSLTGPIPSLLGNMEALQSLDLSSNQLIGAIPEHLTTLTFIGALNLSENHLTGEIPQKGQFSTFGNDSYLGNRPYVDFL; encoded by the exons atGCAGCATGTAGAATCAACTTTCATGTTGAGTGCAAGCATGGTATACTTTGAAAAGCCTTGTTATCACCTTCTATTTTTTCTCCTCTTACTTCCATCCAGCCTCGCAACAAGAGAAGAAGGAGAAGCACTACTGCACTGGAAGAACAGCCTATCCCCGTCCTCGTTCCTCGAATCTTGGTCCTCAACCAATCTCAACAATCTTTGTAACTGGACTGGCATTACCTGCAACTCCGAGGCCTCAGTATCTGAAATCAACCTTTCACAGAAACAACTCCAAGGAACGCTCTCTGAGTTCCGTTTCAATTTGTTAGCAAGTCTAAAAACTTTTATCATCAAAAGTAACAATTTCACTGGTCCAATTCCGTCAGATATTGGAAATTCCACAGAGCTTGAATACCTCGATTTCTGCTTTAATAGTCTCAATGGTTTTATACCATACCAGGTTAGTCATCTTCAGAGGCTGCGCACCTTAAACCTGTCATATAATCTCTTGGAAGCTCCAAACTGGTCCGAGTTTTCGCCCATTCCTTCCTTGACTCGTCTTGATCTTTCACATAACTTCATAAAAGGCAATCTAGCGCATGAATCAGTATTCAACAAAATGATAAATCTTGAATTCTTCTCTATCCATAGTAATTCTATTGAGGGGCCGTTTCCACCAAGTATAATTCATCTTTCCAAATTACGAATTCTTGACCTATCAAGAAATAACTTTTCAGGTTCTATTCCCCGGAATATAGCAATGCTTCGTGATCTTGAATATCTGAGCTTGTTTTCTAATTCATTCGAAGGAAGTATACCTTCATCAATAGGTCTACTCAGGGAGCTTCAATTACTAGATCtcggatttaattatttaaattccaGTATTCCTCGTGAAATCGGGCTTTTGACTAATCTCAGCAAATTATATCTCAATGTCAATAGTCTTACTGGAAAAATTCCTTCTGAGATCGGCCTCTTGACTAAGCTCAACTATATAATTCTTTACTTCAATAATCTGACCGGTGATATTCCATCTGAAATCGGAAACCTGAAGCTACTGACTCAGCTTCTCCTCGGTTCTAATCAATTGACTGGATCGGTTGCAACCATTTCTAATCTCAGTAATCTAGAGTTTCTTGGTCTACCTAATAACAGATTTTCTGGAACTATTTCTCGTGACTTCTGGAAAAAACATAAATCGTTATTATACATCGACTTCAGGAACAACAATTTGTCAGGAAACATTCTGGGATTTGATGCTCGTCTGAATCTTACTTTCATTAATCTAAGCGGAAACCATTTTACAG GTGAGATTCCTGCAACTATTTGCAATGTCACATCCCTTGAGATTCTTGATCTCTCGGACAATGAATTAAAAGGTGCCCTTCCACGTTGTCTGGGAAAGCTTGCTGATAATCTGCATACCATGGTTCTTGGTAATAATCAGCTTCAAGGAACGATACCAACAACCTTCACCAAGAGCTGTCACCTAGCAGTTTTAAACACGGAAAGCAATCACTTTGAAGGAACGCTGCCCCAAGCTTTAGCAAACTGCAAGGACTTGAAAATTCTTAATATGGGAAACAACCACATTGGAGGTATATTTCCGTCATGGCTAAGTACTTTTGCACAGCTAGAAGTCCTTGTCTTGCGATCAAATAGACTTCACGCTGAAGTAAATATAGGTTATACAACGCGTCCCTTCCCTAAGTTGCGAATTGTGGATCTCTCTAACAATGAATTGAATGGCTATTTGCCAATTcagtatttttataatatgaggCCGAGTAATAAGGGATATGATTATGTCATTACAAAAGAGAATTTCGAGTACTTTTACCAAGCATCAGTCTCACTAAGTGTGAAAGGGACAGAGTATGAAGTGAAACAAATCCTTTATATTTACACAGCCATTGATCTGTCGCGCAACAAATTTCAAGGGGAAATTCTAGAGGTCACTGGAGAGCTTAGATCGCTTGCGTTGCTAAATTTATCTCATAATAGTCTTACAGGGCCTATCCCGTCATTGCTGGGGAATATGGAAGCACTCCAGTCTCTAGATTTGTCATCAAACCAATTGATAGGTGCTATACCCGAGCACTTAACTACTTTGACATTTATTGGGGCTTTGAACCTCTCGGAAAACCATCTTACTGGAGAAATCCCTCAAAAAGGACAGTTCAGTACTTTTGGCAACGATTCATACTTGGGTAACCGGCCCTATGTGGACTTCCTTTGA